A genomic segment from Geitlerinema sp. PCC 7407 encodes:
- a CDS encoding HEAT repeat domain-containing protein produces MEFVAGLIVGAVVGAGVAYWLLQQQMAQQKNAYQEQLQQRVEELERSHEARMQEAIRAVQKSQEQQMLLAQQELDQARARLQSAEPQPAPVPDPWDDAPAEAATAPAVTPEAAAPEAAPEAPAEPVEPVAPVVPAEPVEPVQAAEPVEPVVVPPAVVPPVTPVGGEEALCEKIGLLGRSRQGEAIAQITPYALHRHRQVRAATAMAVGQLAEAHGVRLEQRVLPTLAKLVRDPDAMVRQAAVEALGQIRSEKVIPLLQLGLRDGNVQVTRAATVAVNRFKMYRVGLPQSPQPQPPKKKA; encoded by the coding sequence ATGGAATTTGTTGCAGGACTAATTGTGGGAGCTGTGGTGGGGGCGGGCGTCGCCTACTGGCTTCTCCAGCAGCAGATGGCCCAACAAAAAAATGCCTATCAAGAACAGCTTCAGCAGCGCGTGGAGGAGCTAGAGCGATCCCACGAGGCGCGAATGCAGGAAGCCATTCGGGCCGTGCAAAAAAGCCAAGAACAGCAAATGCTCTTGGCGCAGCAGGAGCTGGATCAAGCCCGCGCTCGCCTCCAGTCTGCCGAGCCGCAGCCTGCGCCGGTTCCCGATCCCTGGGATGATGCACCTGCCGAAGCGGCGACTGCTCCGGCGGTGACGCCTGAGGCGGCTGCGCCTGAAGCGGCTCCCGAAGCGCCCGCTGAGCCAGTTGAGCCAGTAGCACCGGTGGTTCCTGCTGAGCCAGTGGAGCCGGTCCAGGCTGCTGAGCCGGTGGAGCCCGTTGTGGTGCCACCAGCGGTGGTGCCGCCAGTGACGCCTGTAGGCGGTGAAGAAGCTTTGTGTGAAAAAATTGGGCTGCTGGGCCGCTCCCGTCAGGGAGAAGCGATCGCCCAGATTACTCCCTACGCCCTCCATCGCCATCGCCAAGTCCGGGCTGCCACGGCCATGGCGGTGGGTCAGCTCGCCGAAGCCCACGGGGTGCGCCTCGAGCAGCGGGTGCTGCCGACCCTGGCCAAGCTGGTGCGAGACCCAGACGCCATGGTCCGCCAAGCCGCCGTCGAGGCGCTGGGCCAAATCCGCTCTGAGAAAGTGATCCCCCTGCTCCAGCTGGGACTGCGAGATGGGAATGTCCAGGTGACCCGAGCCGCGACGGTCGCCGTCAACCGCTTCAAAATGTATCGGGTGGGCCTGCCCCAGTCTCCCCAGCCTCAGCCCCCGAAGAAAAAAGCCTAG
- a CDS encoding FAD-dependent oxidoreductase: MSHSSSFEALRRALGLAALCEQRGLGTDEGRDRLYRALQKRWAGRVSRRHFLAIAAGSTLGAVGLSRQGELWAAPKPKPSIKVGIVGAGLAGLSCGYELKKQGISATLFEASDRPGGRCASLRGFFPQQVAEQGGEFIDNLHKTMLGYAREFGLTLEDLSKEPGEVTYFFNQQRYPESAIVDEFRQLVDAMRDDLRTLSGAPTADLFNAADAQLDNTSLSDYLDARGAGSLAKAAIEEAYLAEYGLEPSAQSALNFLLFIHADRRSKFTPFGVFSDERYHVIEGNDKIVQGLRDRLPNQIRHGARLVRIRKTSLSQLELTFQQDTGRSTSEVFDAVVMAIPFTTLRQVELDASLELPAWKLKAIQELGYGTNAKQMIGFQSRPWAALSSNGSSYSDLPHHQATWETNPSRASLDRAILTDYASGDRGLALNPRQSQTEASRFLRDLDRVYPGAFAAARRDRTGNFIQSYLAHWPSNPLSLGSYTCYTPGQFTTIAGNEGKPIGNLHFAGEHANSFYEWQGFMEGAALSGIQAASEILQKLKVGAL, translated from the coding sequence ATGAGCCACAGTTCGTCTTTTGAGGCTTTGCGGCGGGCGCTGGGTCTGGCCGCGCTGTGCGAGCAACGGGGTCTGGGTACGGATGAGGGGCGCGATCGCCTGTATAGAGCCCTGCAAAAACGCTGGGCAGGCCGGGTCAGTCGCCGCCACTTTCTGGCGATCGCTGCGGGCAGCACCCTGGGCGCCGTGGGCCTCAGCCGCCAGGGCGAGCTTTGGGCCGCCCCCAAGCCGAAACCCAGCATCAAAGTCGGTATCGTCGGCGCCGGACTGGCTGGGCTGAGCTGTGGCTACGAGCTCAAGAAACAGGGCATCAGCGCGACTCTCTTTGAGGCGAGCGATCGCCCCGGCGGTCGGTGCGCGTCCCTGCGAGGCTTTTTTCCCCAGCAGGTCGCCGAGCAAGGGGGCGAGTTCATCGACAACCTGCACAAAACCATGCTGGGCTACGCCCGGGAATTTGGCCTGACCCTAGAGGACCTATCCAAAGAACCGGGCGAGGTCACCTACTTTTTTAATCAGCAGCGCTACCCCGAAAGCGCGATCGTCGATGAGTTTCGCCAGCTGGTCGACGCCATGCGGGACGACCTGCGCACCCTCTCGGGCGCCCCCACCGCAGACTTGTTTAATGCCGCCGATGCCCAGCTCGACAACACCAGCCTGAGCGACTATCTCGACGCTCGCGGCGCTGGGTCCCTGGCCAAGGCCGCCATCGAAGAAGCCTATCTCGCCGAGTATGGCCTCGAGCCCAGTGCCCAGAGCGCCCTCAACTTTCTCCTATTCATTCATGCCGATCGCCGCTCAAAATTCACGCCCTTTGGGGTCTTCAGCGATGAGCGCTATCACGTGATCGAGGGCAACGACAAAATTGTCCAGGGACTGCGCGATCGCCTGCCCAACCAGATTCGCCACGGCGCGCGCCTCGTGCGCATCCGCAAGACCAGCCTCAGTCAGCTAGAGCTCACCTTCCAACAAGACACGGGCAGATCCACCAGCGAAGTTTTTGATGCCGTGGTGATGGCGATTCCCTTTACCACGCTGCGCCAAGTTGAGCTCGACGCGAGCCTTGAGCTGCCCGCCTGGAAGCTCAAGGCCATTCAGGAACTGGGGTACGGCACCAACGCCAAGCAAATGATTGGCTTCCAAAGTCGCCCCTGGGCAGCCCTCAGCAGCAACGGCTCGTCTTACTCCGATCTGCCCCATCACCAGGCCACCTGGGAAACCAACCCCAGTCGCGCCAGCCTCGATCGCGCGATCTTGACGGACTACGCCAGTGGCGATCGCGGCCTCGCCCTCAATCCGCGCCAGAGCCAAACCGAAGCCTCGCGCTTCCTGCGGGATTTGGACCGCGTGTATCCCGGCGCCTTTGCCGCAGCTCGGCGCGATCGCACCGGCAACTTCATTCAGTCTTACCTGGCCCACTGGCCCTCTAACCCTCTTTCTCTTGGCAGCTACACCTGCTACACCCCCGGCCAGTTCACCACGATCGCCGGCAACGAAGGCAAGCCCATCGGCAATCTCCACTTTGCCGGTGAACACGCCAACTCCTTCTACGAGTGGCAAGGCTTCATGGAAGGAGCGGCCCTCTCGGGGATCCAGGCCGCCAGCGAGATTCTGCAAAAGCTGAAAGTTGGCGCTCTCTAG
- a CDS encoding YcjF family protein has protein sequence MPEPLTPPEPENIPPSPQSGPKSDWWNLAARRLGKLLPVDQVAQTVTSWFSVSEEQVAEILDAVRKELPTTEALLIGKPQAGKSSIVRALTGVSADIIGQGFRPHTQHTERYAYPTEELPLLIFTDTVGLGDVGQDTQTLIDELVADLEINRQRARVLLLTVKITDFATDTLRNIAQQLRQRYPQIPCLLVVTCLHELYPAGTADHPAYPPEFPEVQRAFGALQETLGELCDRAVMVDFTLEEDGYTPVFYGLEALRDRLAELLPEAEARTIHQLLDGSASRRLGDLYRDVGRRYMLAFSVMAATLAAVPLPFATMPVLTALQVSMVGMLGQLYGQTLTPSQAGGVVSAIAGGFLAQAIGRELIKFIPGLGSVIAASWAAAYTWALGEGACVYFGDLMGGKKPDPQKIQAVMRTAFQAAQDRFRNTDR, from the coding sequence ATGCCTGAGCCACTAACGCCCCCCGAACCCGAAAATATTCCCCCTTCTCCCCAGTCTGGCCCCAAATCAGATTGGTGGAATCTGGCCGCGCGCCGTCTCGGGAAGCTGCTGCCAGTGGATCAGGTGGCCCAGACCGTAACCAGTTGGTTTAGCGTCAGCGAGGAGCAGGTGGCTGAAATCCTCGATGCAGTTCGCAAGGAGCTGCCAACCACCGAGGCGCTGCTGATCGGCAAGCCCCAGGCTGGCAAAAGCTCCATCGTGCGCGCCCTGACCGGCGTCTCGGCGGACATCATTGGCCAAGGCTTTCGGCCCCACACCCAGCACACCGAGCGCTACGCCTATCCCACGGAGGAGCTGCCCCTGCTGATCTTCACCGACACGGTGGGCCTGGGGGATGTGGGACAGGATACCCAGACCCTGATTGATGAGCTGGTGGCCGACCTCGAGATCAATCGCCAGCGGGCGCGGGTTCTCCTTTTGACGGTCAAAATCACTGACTTCGCGACGGATACGCTGCGCAACATTGCGCAGCAACTGCGCCAGCGCTATCCCCAGATTCCTTGTTTGCTGGTGGTGACCTGTCTGCACGAACTGTATCCAGCGGGAACGGCGGATCATCCTGCCTATCCCCCAGAGTTTCCGGAGGTGCAGCGGGCCTTTGGGGCGTTGCAGGAGACCCTAGGGGAGCTGTGCGATCGCGCGGTGATGGTGGACTTCACCCTCGAAGAGGACGGCTACACGCCGGTGTTTTATGGTCTGGAAGCCCTGCGCGATCGCCTGGCGGAGCTGCTGCCCGAGGCAGAGGCGCGCACGATTCACCAGCTCCTCGACGGCTCGGCCAGTCGGCGCTTGGGCGATCTCTACCGGGATGTGGGCCGGCGCTACATGCTGGCTTTCTCGGTGATGGCGGCGACCCTGGCGGCGGTGCCCCTGCCCTTTGCGACGATGCCCGTGCTGACGGCGCTCCAGGTGTCGATGGTGGGGATGCTGGGCCAGCTCTATGGCCAGACTCTGACGCCGTCCCAGGCGGGGGGCGTGGTCAGCGCGATCGCCGGTGGATTTTTGGCCCAGGCCATTGGCCGCGAGCTGATCAAGTTCATCCCCGGCCTTGGCAGCGTGATCGCGGCGTCGTGGGCTGCGGCCTATACCTGGGCCTTAGGGGAGGGAGCCTGCGTGTATTTTGGGGACTTGATGGGAGGCAAAAAACCCGATCCTCAGAAGATTCAGGCGGTGATGCGAACGGCGTTTCAGGCAGCTCAAGATCGCTTTCGCAATACCGATCGCTGA
- the psaB gene encoding photosystem I core protein PsaB codes for MATKFPKFSQDLAQDPTTRRIWYGIATAHDFESHDGMTEENLYQKIFASHFGHLAIIFLWTSGNLFHVAWQGNFEQWVKDPLNIRPIAHAIWDPHFGKPAVEAFTQAGASNPVNIAYSGVYHWWYTIGMRHNSDLYTGAVFLLILSAIFLFAGWLHLQPKFRPSLSWFKNAESRLNHHLAGLFGVSSLAWTGHLVHVAIPESRGQHVGWDNFLSTPPHPAGLGPFFTGNWGVYAQNPDTANHVFGSAEGAGTAILTFLGGFHPQTQSLWLTDIAHHHLAIAVIFIIAGHMYRTNFGIGHSIREILKAHRPPEGTPFGGLLGKGHEGLYDTLNNSLHFQLALALASLGVVTSLVAQHMYSLPPYAFMAKDYTTMAALYTHHQYIAGFIMVGAFAHGAIFLVRDYDPEANKNNVLDRVLQHKEAIISHLSWVSLFLGFHTLGLYVHNDVVVAFGTPEKQILIEPVFAQWIQSSHGKALYGFDVLLSNAGSLPANAGGAWLPGWLDAINAGTNSLFLTIGPGDFLVHHAIALGLHTTTLILVKGALDARGSKLMPDKKDFGYSFPCDGPGRGGTCDISAWDSFYLAMFWMLNTIGWVTFYWHWKHLGVWQGNVAQFNESSTYLMGWLRDYLWLNSSQLINGYNPYGMNNLSVWAWMFLFGHLVWATGFMFLISWRGYWQELIETLVWAHERTPLANLVRWKDKPVAMSIVQGRLVGLAHFTVGYILTYAAFLIASTAGKFG; via the coding sequence ATGGCAACTAAATTTCCAAAGTTTAGCCAGGACCTCGCTCAAGACCCGACAACACGTCGGATTTGGTACGGGATTGCAACGGCCCACGACTTTGAAAGTCATGACGGGATGACGGAAGAAAATCTTTACCAAAAGATTTTCGCTTCCCACTTCGGTCACTTGGCGATCATTTTCCTCTGGACCTCCGGCAACCTGTTCCACGTCGCCTGGCAAGGTAATTTCGAGCAGTGGGTTAAAGATCCGCTGAATATCCGTCCCATCGCTCATGCGATCTGGGATCCCCATTTCGGCAAACCCGCGGTTGAAGCGTTCACTCAAGCGGGCGCTTCCAACCCTGTTAACATCGCTTATTCCGGTGTTTATCACTGGTGGTACACCATCGGGATGCGGCATAACAGCGACCTCTACACGGGTGCTGTTTTCCTCCTCATCCTGTCTGCAATCTTCTTGTTTGCAGGCTGGCTGCACCTCCAGCCCAAGTTCCGCCCCAGCCTTTCTTGGTTCAAGAATGCTGAGTCTCGCCTCAACCACCACCTCGCTGGTCTGTTTGGTGTGAGCTCTCTGGCTTGGACGGGTCACTTGGTGCACGTGGCGATTCCTGAGTCTCGTGGTCAGCATGTGGGCTGGGATAACTTCCTGTCCACGCCGCCGCACCCCGCCGGTCTTGGGCCTTTCTTCACGGGCAACTGGGGCGTGTATGCTCAGAACCCTGATACGGCGAACCATGTGTTTGGTTCTGCTGAGGGTGCTGGTACCGCTATCTTGACCTTCCTCGGTGGCTTCCATCCTCAGACGCAGTCTCTGTGGCTGACGGATATTGCTCACCACCACCTGGCGATCGCGGTGATCTTCATCATCGCGGGCCACATGTACCGCACCAACTTTGGTATCGGTCACAGCATTCGTGAAATCCTCAAGGCTCACCGTCCTCCCGAGGGCACTCCCTTTGGTGGTCTGCTGGGTAAGGGTCATGAGGGTCTCTACGACACGCTGAACAACTCTCTGCACTTCCAGCTGGCGCTGGCGCTGGCTTCTCTCGGTGTGGTCACCTCTCTGGTGGCTCAACACATGTACTCGCTGCCTCCCTACGCTTTCATGGCGAAGGACTACACCACGATGGCAGCGCTGTATACGCACCACCAGTACATTGCTGGTTTCATCATGGTGGGTGCTTTTGCCCACGGTGCGATCTTCCTGGTTCGTGACTACGATCCTGAAGCGAATAAGAACAACGTTTTGGATCGGGTTCTCCAGCACAAGGAAGCGATTATTTCTCACCTGAGCTGGGTGTCTCTGTTCCTCGGTTTCCATACCCTGGGTCTCTACGTCCACAACGACGTGGTGGTTGCCTTCGGTACGCCCGAGAAGCAGATCCTCATTGAGCCGGTGTTTGCTCAGTGGATCCAGTCCTCTCACGGTAAGGCTCTGTACGGCTTTGATGTGCTGCTCTCCAATGCTGGTAGCCTGCCTGCTAATGCTGGTGGTGCTTGGCTGCCCGGCTGGCTGGATGCCATCAATGCTGGTACCAACTCTCTGTTCTTGACCATTGGTCCTGGCGATTTCCTGGTTCACCACGCGATCGCTCTGGGTCTGCACACCACCACCCTCATCTTGGTGAAGGGTGCTTTGGATGCCCGTGGTTCCAAGCTGATGCCCGATAAGAAAGATTTCGGCTACAGCTTCCCCTGCGACGGTCCCGGCCGTGGCGGTACTTGCGACATCTCTGCGTGGGATTCTTTCTACCTCGCAATGTTCTGGATGCTCAATACCATTGGTTGGGTCACCTTCTACTGGCACTGGAAGCATCTGGGTGTTTGGCAGGGTAACGTTGCCCAGTTCAACGAGTCCTCGACTTATCTGATGGGCTGGCTGCGTGACTACCTGTGGCTGAACTCTTCTCAGCTGATCAACGGCTACAACCCCTACGGCATGAACAACCTGTCCGTCTGGGCTTGGATGTTCCTCTTCGGACACCTGGTTTGGGCAACGGGCTTCATGTTCCTGATCAGCTGGCGTGGTTACTGGCAAGAGCTCATTGAGACCCTGGTGTGGGCTCACGAGCGCACTCCTCTGGCAAACCTGGTTCGCTGGAAGGACAAGCCGGTTGCAATGTCCATCGTTCAAGGCCGCTTGGTTGGTCTGGCCCACTTCACGGTTGGCTACATCCTGACCTACGCTGCCTTCCTGATTGCCTCGACCGCCGGTAAGTTCGGCTGA
- a CDS encoding DUF1622 domain-containing protein, with product MDFAAHTIAKVIEVIGILVTLGGGAIATSSFLRHLWRRERFEDLYPAYRSNLGRAILLGLEFLVAADIIGTVSIDPTFESLGSLGMIVLIRTFLSFSLEVEINGRWPWEEGDRHSRQETL from the coding sequence ATGGATTTTGCGGCCCATACGATCGCCAAAGTCATTGAAGTGATTGGAATTTTGGTGACGCTGGGAGGAGGGGCGATCGCCACTAGTTCCTTTCTGCGGCACCTCTGGCGTCGAGAGCGCTTTGAGGATCTCTATCCTGCCTACCGCTCTAATCTGGGGCGGGCAATCTTGCTAGGCCTGGAGTTTTTGGTCGCCGCAGATATCATCGGCACCGTGTCCATCGACCCGACCTTCGAGAGTCTGGGCAGCCTGGGCATGATTGTTTTGATCCGGACTTTCCTGAGCTTCTCGCTGGAGGTCGAGATCAATGGTCGCTGGCCCTGGGAAGAAGGCGATCGCCACAGCCGCCAAGAGACGCTCTAG
- a CDS encoding histidine kinase N-terminal 7TM domain-containing protein: protein MPFQYTLSFFALSLTAVISGMLAYQVWQRPAAPGRTFFASMMVAVSAYALIAALESAAIARSIKIFWSTLESIGSGSVIVCFLLFAMAFTAPRRTISPCTVALLCVPPLFNVGLVATNAWHGLVWTGFLPSARSSNTWVYLHGPGFTWVMMCIYAYVLAGSFLLVRAAWRSPPLHRQQTGFVLAGAVVPLLGSTTYLLGLAPGNWNLTPISFMITGLIYCVGVFRFRLFDLVPVARDLLVEQMPDGVLLLDTSHRILDINPAAQTLLESVSLEVGQQVEVLLLERWPGVGGLLRETYQERTEIVLDAESHRCLELRLSLLRDRRGRLTARLLLLRDITQRYQVERELRRVNEQLQSHLLEIEVLHATLQEQAIRDGLTQVFNRRYFEETLPRELHRAARGDYPVSVILLDIDYFKRINDTFGHKGGDRVLKAFGELLLSETRSGDMACRYGGEEFALAFPGMSLEDAQQRAEKIRARFQDQRIVVGKDEIRATVSGGVATYPFHGKTSDDLMQSADKALYAAKEEGRNRICLAQDRPST from the coding sequence ATGCCATTTCAGTACACGCTTTCGTTTTTTGCCCTCAGCCTGACGGCAGTTATTTCGGGTATGCTGGCTTACCAAGTTTGGCAGCGCCCTGCGGCTCCTGGCAGGACTTTTTTTGCGTCGATGATGGTTGCAGTCTCGGCCTATGCCCTGATTGCGGCCCTGGAGTCGGCGGCGATCGCCCGATCGATCAAAATTTTTTGGTCCACCCTGGAGTCCATCGGCTCCGGCAGCGTGATCGTTTGCTTTTTGCTCTTTGCCATGGCCTTCACAGCGCCCCGGCGGACCATATCCCCCTGTACCGTGGCGCTGCTGTGTGTGCCGCCCCTGTTTAACGTCGGCTTGGTGGCCACCAATGCTTGGCACGGGCTGGTTTGGACGGGCTTTTTGCCCAGTGCTCGCTCCAGCAATACCTGGGTGTACCTGCACGGTCCCGGCTTTACCTGGGTGATGATGTGCATCTATGCCTACGTGCTGGCGGGCTCTTTCTTGCTGGTGCGGGCGGCCTGGCGATCGCCCCCGCTCCACCGACAGCAAACGGGGTTTGTGCTGGCCGGGGCCGTGGTGCCCCTGCTCGGCAGCACAACCTATCTGCTGGGTCTTGCCCCTGGTAACTGGAACCTCACCCCGATCAGCTTCATGATCACGGGGCTGATCTACTGTGTGGGCGTCTTTCGCTTTCGGCTGTTTGATCTGGTGCCCGTGGCGCGGGATCTGCTGGTAGAGCAAATGCCGGACGGCGTGCTGCTCCTCGACACCAGCCATCGCATTCTCGATATCAATCCGGCGGCCCAAACCCTACTCGAGAGCGTCTCTCTGGAGGTGGGCCAGCAGGTTGAAGTGCTGCTGCTCGAGCGCTGGCCCGGAGTAGGAGGGCTGCTGCGCGAAACCTACCAGGAGCGTACCGAAATCGTCCTGGATGCCGAGAGCCACCGCTGCCTGGAGCTGCGCCTGTCTCTGCTGCGCGATCGCCGGGGACGGCTGACCGCACGGCTGCTGCTGCTGCGAGATATCACCCAGCGCTACCAGGTCGAGCGAGAGCTGCGCCGAGTCAACGAGCAGCTCCAAAGCCACCTCCTAGAAATCGAAGTTCTCCACGCGACGCTCCAGGAGCAGGCCATCCGGGACGGGTTGACTCAGGTATTCAACCGGCGCTACTTCGAAGAGACCCTGCCCCGCGAGCTGCACCGGGCCGCCCGAGGCGACTATCCGGTTTCGGTGATTTTGCTCGATATCGACTATTTCAAGCGCATTAACGACACCTTCGGCCACAAGGGAGGCGATCGCGTGCTCAAGGCTTTTGGGGAGCTGCTCCTGAGCGAAACCCGCTCAGGGGACATGGCCTGCCGCTACGGCGGTGAAGAATTTGCCCTGGCCTTTCCCGGCATGTCCCTCGAGGACGCCCAGCAGCGGGCCGAAAAAATCCGCGCCCGGTTTCAAGATCAGCGCATCGTCGTGGGCAAAGACGAAATCCGGGCGACCGTCTCAGGGGGCGTCGCAACCTATCCCTTCCACGGCAAAACCAGTGATGACCTCATGCAGTCAGCGGACAAAGCGCTCTATGCAGCCAAGGAAGAGGGCCGAAATCGCATCTGTCTGGCTCAGGACCGCCCCTCAACCTGA
- a CDS encoding GTPase family protein has product MARFKAWQWVVLVLPIAAIAAFMVVAAGRQIHVWGLNWIWGVFILTLVGWRWLLVRWTRPLVAQVEAAMAQVQEQIDAETLEIEGDSLSEAEKSRRAEAALQTILQTSQSDPPPWEDWQTFWRRCQDLIVAIAHLYHPEVKYPLLNIYIPQAYGLLRGTVDDMDQWMQKLTPALNQVSVGQAYQAYEVYRKLEPSARKAWQAWNWAQWLLNPAAALAKQASQPSSDRATQALLINLGQMTRESALRNLSRQAILLYGGAIAPEAAPVPSQPALPVAKTQALRDILAIAEPSEAVAQKPLNILLVGRTGAGKSSLINTLFEADRAAVDVLPTTDAIESYHWQEETGETLTLWDTPGYEQVKQAAFREQVLDYGTTADLVLLVTPALDPALQMDADFLRDLRERVTDLPTFVLVSQVDRLRPIREWAPPYDWQWGDRPKEQAIREATLYRAEKLGELCDRVLPIVTGDRASQRPAWNGDTLARMLLEAIAPAQQVRLARFLRDLDARSLAAARLIDRYTFQMATTQGLAYFLKSPVLQFLSTLTTGSPALAYVLAEKIPVEQLPVVIGKLQLAYDLFSLLNRDAKAFDLLALWPLLLENSASPEKNAWAFGHALVEYWAQNLTIPQLQERFQFYLRSDRPSVA; this is encoded by the coding sequence ATGGCGCGTTTCAAGGCTTGGCAATGGGTTGTCTTGGTGCTGCCCATCGCGGCGATCGCAGCATTCATGGTGGTTGCAGCGGGACGCCAAATTCACGTTTGGGGGCTGAATTGGATTTGGGGAGTCTTCATTTTGACCCTAGTGGGCTGGCGCTGGCTATTGGTTCGGTGGACTCGCCCCCTGGTGGCCCAAGTCGAAGCTGCCATGGCGCAAGTGCAAGAACAAATAGACGCTGAAACGCTAGAAATTGAGGGTGATAGCCTATCCGAAGCGGAGAAAAGCCGTCGGGCTGAGGCGGCGTTGCAGACGATCCTTCAGACCTCCCAGAGCGATCCGCCCCCGTGGGAAGATTGGCAAACCTTTTGGCGGCGGTGCCAAGATCTCATCGTGGCGATCGCCCACCTTTATCACCCAGAAGTCAAGTATCCCCTGCTCAACATCTATATTCCTCAAGCCTATGGCCTTCTGCGGGGCACCGTAGATGACATGGACCAGTGGATGCAAAAGCTAACGCCCGCTCTCAATCAGGTTTCAGTGGGACAAGCCTATCAAGCCTATGAAGTTTATCGCAAGCTAGAGCCCTCAGCCCGCAAAGCTTGGCAAGCCTGGAACTGGGCTCAGTGGCTGCTCAATCCGGCGGCCGCTCTGGCAAAGCAAGCCAGTCAGCCCTCCAGCGATCGCGCCACCCAGGCGCTGCTGATCAATTTGGGTCAGATGACCCGCGAAAGCGCGCTGCGCAACCTCAGTCGCCAGGCGATCCTTCTCTACGGCGGCGCGATCGCTCCTGAGGCGGCGCCAGTCCCCAGTCAGCCAGCCCTACCCGTCGCCAAAACCCAGGCGCTGCGAGACATTTTGGCGATCGCTGAACCCAGCGAAGCCGTGGCCCAGAAGCCTCTGAATATCTTGCTGGTCGGTCGGACCGGCGCTGGCAAAAGCAGCCTGATCAATACGCTTTTTGAGGCGGACCGGGCGGCGGTGGACGTGCTGCCGACCACTGACGCCATCGAGAGCTATCACTGGCAAGAAGAAACCGGTGAAACCCTGACGCTGTGGGACACGCCGGGCTATGAGCAGGTCAAGCAGGCCGCTTTTCGGGAGCAGGTGCTCGACTACGGCACCACAGCCGATCTGGTGCTGCTAGTCACCCCGGCCCTCGATCCGGCCTTGCAGATGGACGCAGATTTCCTGCGAGACCTGCGGGAGCGGGTGACGGATCTGCCGACCTTTGTGCTGGTGAGCCAGGTGGATCGGCTGCGGCCCATCCGCGAGTGGGCGCCGCCCTACGACTGGCAGTGGGGCGATCGCCCCAAGGAGCAGGCCATTCGGGAGGCCACTCTCTACCGAGCAGAGAAGCTGGGGGAGCTGTGCGATCGCGTTTTGCCCATCGTGACGGGCGATCGCGCCAGCCAGCGCCCCGCCTGGAATGGGGATACCCTGGCTCGGATGCTGCTAGAGGCGATCGCCCCGGCCCAGCAAGTTCGGCTCGCGCGTTTCCTGCGCGACCTGGACGCTCGCAGCCTCGCCGCCGCCCGGCTGATCGATCGCTATACCTTTCAAATGGCCACCACCCAGGGCCTCGCCTACTTTCTCAAAAGTCCCGTACTGCAGTTTCTGTCGACTCTGACTACCGGCTCCCCTGCGCTGGCCTACGTGCTGGCCGAAAAGATACCGGTGGAGCAGCTGCCTGTAGTGATCGGCAAGCTGCAGCTTGCCTACGATCTGTTTTCGCTTCTCAACCGCGACGCCAAGGCCTTTGACCTGCTGGCTCTGTGGCCTCTGCTGCTGGAAAATTCCGCCTCTCCCGAAAAAAATGCCTGGGCCTTTGGCCACGCGCTGGTGGAGTACTGGGCGCAGAATCTGACGATTCCTCAGCTTCAGGAGCGGTTTCAGTTTTATTTGCGTAGCGATCGCCCTTCGGTGGCCTAG
- a CDS encoding GNAT family N-acetyltransferase yields MELRRYQTSDVAALVAIYRDAVLGTGATAYSPQQVAAWATFPADLAVFGHQLAQGITLVALDEGQPVAFGQLHPVDHVAFLYTASRQGRRGYATAIYQQLEAAARQAGAPVLSTDASRLSKPFFLKMGFEVVGREEVERQGVLLERFGMRKTLGQ; encoded by the coding sequence ATGGAATTGCGCCGATATCAAACCTCTGATGTGGCGGCCCTCGTGGCCATTTATCGAGACGCGGTCCTGGGAACGGGGGCCACGGCCTACAGTCCGCAGCAGGTGGCGGCCTGGGCGACCTTCCCGGCGGATCTGGCGGTCTTTGGTCACCAGCTGGCCCAGGGAATCACCCTCGTCGCCCTAGACGAAGGCCAGCCTGTGGCCTTTGGTCAGCTCCATCCGGTGGATCATGTGGCCTTTCTCTACACCGCTAGTCGCCAGGGCCGCCGGGGCTACGCGACCGCGATTTATCAGCAGCTGGAGGCTGCGGCCCGGCAGGCAGGCGCGCCTGTCCTCTCGACCGATGCGAGCCGCCTGTCGAAGCCCTTTTTTCTAAAAATGGGGTTTGAGGTCGTGGGGCGGGAGGAGGTGGAGCGTCAGGGGGTGCTGCTGGAGCGCTTCGGGATGCGCAAGACGCTGGGCCAGTAG